One genomic region from Aliarcobacter cryaerophilus ATCC 43158 encodes:
- a CDS encoding benzoate/H(+) symporter BenE family transporter codes for MDRKVSNILPPIIAGLISVIVNYGGTFILIFQAAQMAGLNPEQTASWVWSISIGVGITGIILSWYTKEPIITAWSTPAAAFLVTAIATVSYSEAIGAYILSAFAFFILGLSGYFGKLIRLIPSGIASGLLAGILLQFGISAFTNMTINPILAISLFFIYLITKRFSARYAIVTVLIFGFIILTIQSQINFSNIELKLAYPIFTEPTFSLNATLSIALPLFLITLTGQYMPGLLILKNDGFKTEAKPILAVTGFGSILMAPFGSHAFCLSSITSAICTGKESHENPKKRYIAGVAAGIFYILVGIFGLTLAALFAAFPATFISSLAGLALLSTIATSLTNAMSDVDTREAAFITFLATAANINLFGIGGAFWGLVLGLISYFVLNWRLSNK; via the coding sequence ATGGATAGAAAAGTATCTAATATTTTACCACCAATAATAGCTGGTTTAATTTCAGTTATTGTTAATTATGGTGGAACTTTTATTCTTATATTTCAAGCAGCACAAATGGCAGGATTAAATCCTGAACAAACTGCTTCTTGGGTCTGGTCTATATCTATTGGTGTTGGAATTACTGGAATAATTCTAAGTTGGTATACAAAAGAACCAATAATAACTGCTTGGAGTACACCAGCTGCTGCATTTTTAGTAACCGCTATTGCAACTGTTTCTTACTCTGAAGCTATTGGAGCATATATATTATCTGCTTTTGCTTTTTTTATTTTAGGTTTATCTGGGTATTTTGGAAAATTAATTCGTCTAATTCCTTCTGGAATTGCATCTGGTTTATTAGCTGGAATATTATTACAATTTGGAATTTCTGCTTTTACAAATATGACAATTAACCCTATTTTAGCAATTTCACTATTTTTTATTTATCTTATTACAAAAAGATTTTCTGCTAGATATGCTATTGTTACTGTTTTAATATTTGGATTTATAATATTAACTATACAATCCCAAATTAACTTTTCTAATATTGAATTAAAACTAGCATATCCAATATTTACAGAACCTACTTTTTCACTCAATGCAACACTAAGTATTGCTTTACCACTATTTCTGATAACATTAACTGGACAATATATGCCAGGACTTTTAATACTTAAAAATGATGGTTTTAAAACAGAAGCAAAACCTATTTTAGCAGTTACTGGTTTTGGGTCAATTTTAATGGCTCCTTTTGGTTCACATGCTTTTTGTTTATCTTCAATAACCTCTGCAATTTGTACAGGTAAAGAGTCCCATGAAAATCCAAAAAAAAGATATATAGCTGGTGTTGCAGCAGGAATATTTTATATATTAGTTGGTATTTTTGGGCTTACACTTGCAGCTTTATTTGCCGCTTTTCCAGCAACATTTATTAGCTCTTTAGCTGGACTTGCTTTGTTAAGTACAATAGCAACAAGTCTTACAAATGCAATGAGTGATGTTGACACTAGAGAAGCTGCTTTTATAACATTTTTAGCAACAGCAGCAAATATAAATTTATTTGGAATTGGTGGTGCATTTTGGGGATTAGTTTTAGGTCTAATTTCATACTTTGTATTAAATTGGAGATTATCAAATAAGTAG
- a CDS encoding diaminopimelate dehydrogenase — MNNQIKVAIVGYGNLGRGVELSISKNPDMSLVAVFSRRDPKSVTTINTPVFSLENILDFKEKIDVLILCGGSKDDLPIQGPKFAEHFHIVDSYDNHAEIPAYFASVDKSCQKNKKIGMISVGWDPGMFSINRIYGEALLPDGDTYTFWGKGLSQGHSDAIRRVEGVKNGVQYTIPSNSAIEKVRSGARPTLTTKEKHSRECFVVLNDGADAKKVENEIKTMPNYFEPYDTTVNFISQEEFDKNHNTMPHGGFVIRSGKSSQGVNQVIEYALKLDSNPEFTASVLVAYARATYKMSLKGDFGAKTVFDVAPILLSSKSSADLVKELL, encoded by the coding sequence ATGAATAATCAGATTAAAGTTGCAATTGTTGGATATGGGAATTTAGGAAGAGGTGTTGAGCTTTCTATTTCAAAAAATCCTGATATGAGTTTAGTAGCGGTTTTTTCTAGAAGAGACCCAAAAAGTGTGACTACAATAAATACTCCTGTATTTTCTTTAGAAAATATTTTAGATTTCAAAGAAAAGATCGATGTTTTAATTTTATGTGGTGGTTCAAAAGATGATTTACCTATTCAAGGACCAAAATTTGCAGAGCATTTTCATATAGTAGATAGCTATGATAATCATGCTGAAATTCCAGCTTATTTTGCAAGTGTTGATAAATCTTGTCAAAAAAATAAAAAAATAGGAATGATTTCTGTTGGTTGGGACCCAGGAATGTTTTCTATAAATAGAATATATGGAGAAGCTTTACTTCCTGATGGAGATACTTATACATTTTGGGGGAAAGGATTAAGTCAAGGACACTCAGATGCAATAAGAAGAGTAGAGGGTGTAAAAAATGGTGTTCAATATACAATTCCTTCAAATAGTGCTATTGAAAAAGTAAGAAGTGGTGCAAGACCTACTTTAACTACAAAAGAAAAACATTCTAGAGAGTGTTTTGTAGTTTTAAATGATGGAGCAGATGCGAAAAAAGTAGAAAATGAAATAAAAACAATGCCAAACTACTTTGAGCCTTATGATACAACAGTAAATTTTATAAGCCAAGAAGAGTTTGATAAAAATCACAACACTATGCCTCACGGTGGATTTGTAATACGAAGTGGAAAATCAAGTCAAGGTGTAAATCAAGTAATTGAATATGCTTTAAAACTTGATAGTAACCCTGAGTTTACTGCTAGTGTACTTGTGGCATATGCCAGAGCTACATATAAAATGTCTTTAAAAGGTGATTTTGGAGCTAAAACAGTATTTGATGTAGCACCAATTTTACTATCTTCTAAATCATCAGCTGATTTAGTAAAAGAACTTTTATAA
- a CDS encoding aspartate aminotransferase family protein: MNKYILPLYNRLDIEFIKGKKSLLFDKNKKDYIDFASGVGVNSLGYANKKVAKTIKKQAKKVLHTSNIYRIKPQEECAKKIVELSTYDMQCFFCNSGAEANETAIKLARKYGNVTFKTPKYKIITIKNSFHGRTIATLKATAQEDKHKYFAPYPDGFVYANDINEAINMIDDTTVGVMLELIQGEGGIFMQDIFQVQRLERILKEKKLFLIIDEVQTGVYRSGNFLISQYFGIKPDIVTLAKGLASGIPIGVMMTSFKDVFTFGDHGSTFGGNHLSTTVCKVVLKILEKYSNSGKLDENIKYFNSCLQYFTDKYPNIFLQKNGWGFMQGLVLKNENDLSNIVNLALKNGVLILKSGKNIIRFLPPIIISKKELIEGFNRFKEVLINYNKI, translated from the coding sequence ATGAATAAATATATATTACCTTTATATAATCGATTAGATATTGAATTTATAAAAGGTAAAAAATCTCTATTATTTGATAAAAATAAAAAAGATTATATAGATTTTGCTTCAGGAGTTGGAGTAAATAGTTTAGGTTATGCAAATAAAAAAGTAGCAAAAACAATAAAAAAACAAGCAAAAAAAGTTTTGCATACTTCAAATATATATCGTATAAAACCGCAAGAAGAGTGTGCAAAAAAAATAGTTGAATTAAGTACTTATGATATGCAGTGTTTTTTTTGTAATAGTGGAGCAGAAGCAAATGAAACTGCTATAAAACTTGCTAGAAAATATGGAAATGTGACATTTAAAACACCTAAATATAAGATTATTACTATTAAAAACTCTTTTCATGGAAGAACAATAGCAACTTTAAAAGCAACAGCACAAGAAGACAAACATAAATATTTTGCTCCATATCCTGATGGATTTGTTTATGCAAATGATATAAATGAAGCTATTAATATGATTGATGATACAACGGTTGGTGTTATGTTAGAGTTGATTCAAGGTGAGGGTGGTATTTTTATGCAAGATATTTTTCAAGTGCAAAGACTTGAAAGAATTTTAAAAGAAAAGAAGTTATTTTTGATAATAGATGAAGTTCAAACAGGAGTTTATAGAAGTGGGAATTTTTTGATTTCTCAATATTTTGGAATAAAACCTGATATAGTAACTTTAGCAAAAGGTTTAGCAAGTGGTATTCCAATAGGTGTTATGATGACAAGTTTTAAAGATGTTTTTACTTTTGGTGATCATGGTTCAACTTTTGGTGGAAATCATCTTTCAACAACAGTTTGTAAGGTTGTTCTAAAGATTTTAGAAAAATATTCAAATAGTGGAAAACTTGATGAAAATATAAAATATTTTAATAGTTGTTTACAATATTTTACAGATAAATATCCAAATATATTTTTACAAAAAAATGGTTGGGGATTTATGCAAGGTCTTGTTTTAAAAAATGAAAATGATTTAAGTAATATAGTAAATCTTGCACTTAAAAATGGTGTTTTAATTTTAAAATCAGGAAAAAATATTATTAGATTTTTACCACCAATAATTATTTCAAAAAAAGAACTAATAGAAGGGTTTAATAGATTTAAAGAAGTTCTTATAAACTATAATAAAATATAA
- a CDS encoding anaerobic ribonucleoside-triphosphate reductase activating protein gives MNKKIVYSFTKFTTTDYQDEISCIVWHISCNLLCSYCYNDNIVFSKQGFYSHNDILEFLKSRVGLLSAVVLSGGEATMHNLEPFCKEVRKLGFKIKLDTNGINTKIIKDLISKNLIDFISLDFKAPKEKFKIVTQKNSYESIINTIKHLLSINFNFEVRTTVNADLLDFEDINKIIETLYCLGYNSIYYVQNFLQTATNIGNITQKKILEKDKIRDDLLRIEFRN, from the coding sequence TTGAACAAAAAGATTGTTTATAGTTTTACAAAATTTACAACAACAGACTATCAAGATGAAATATCTTGTATAGTCTGGCATATTTCTTGTAACTTGCTGTGTAGCTATTGTTATAATGATAATATAGTTTTTTCTAAACAAGGATTTTATTCTCATAATGATATTTTGGAGTTTTTAAAATCTAGAGTTGGGCTTTTAAGTGCAGTTGTTTTAAGTGGTGGAGAAGCTACAATGCATAACTTAGAACCTTTTTGTAAAGAAGTTAGAAAACTAGGATTTAAAATAAAACTAGATACAAATGGAATAAATACCAAAATTATAAAAGATTTAATCTCAAAAAACCTTATAGATTTTATATCTTTAGATTTCAAAGCTCCAAAAGAAAAGTTTAAGATTGTAACTCAAAAAAATAGTTATGAAAGTATTATAAATACAATAAAACACCTCTTAAGTATAAATTTTAATTTTGAAGTACGAACTACTGTAAATGCCGATTTATTAGACTTTGAAGATATAAATAAAATTATAGAGACACTTTATTGTTTAGGATATAATAGTATTTATTATGTACAAAACTTTTTACAAACTGCTACAAATATTGGAAATATTACTCAAAAAAAGATTTTAGAAAAAGATAAAATAAGAGATGATTTATTAAGAATTGAGTTTAGAAATTGA
- a CDS encoding ribonucleoside triphosphate reductase: MQIEILKRDGKKEKFEAFKIEDAIKKAFKSVNTIYDKSIYFSVLFEIKSKNLKAVEDIQDLIEKEFFKSEYFDVMKSFMLYRHLHKIQREQILGLNSDTTYVNSTQTIQEYINGEDWRIKANSNTGYSHAGLINNSAGKLIANYWLDKIYTKEQGYAHRNADIHIHDLDCLSAYCAGWSLRVLLDEGFNEVRGRVESSAPNHFREALGQMANFLGILQSEWAGAQAFSSFDTYLAPYVFKDKLDYKDIKKAIRSFVYNLNVPARWGQSPFTNITIDWTVPTDLKEQIPTRNQKHLFKNLKDDELLKIAKSRGVSSFEELTYKHFQKEMNQINRAYYEIMTQGDKTGQPFTFPIPTVNITEDFDWDGENTDILFENTAKIGSSYFQNFIGSQYKKDKLGNKIANEEAYKPGHVRSMCCRLQLDLRELLKRGGGLFGSAEMTGSIGVVTINMARLGYLYKNDTKGLYARVEELMDLAKDSLEKKRIFVQEMYDRGLYPYTKRYLPHFNNHFSTIGVNGINEMLKNFFIDEDIDLSNEKGIEFTMDLLDFMRAKMLEYQERTGNLYNLEATPAEGTTYRFAKEDIKRYKDIIQAGFGKNIYYTNSSQLPVDFTDDPFEALTLQDDLQCKYTGGTVLHLYMKEKISSSEACKKMVKNVISNFRLPYITITPLFSVCPIHGYLVGEYEYCPKCDDEILKKELEDGKNKIA; the protein is encoded by the coding sequence ATGCAAATAGAGATTTTAAAAAGAGATGGGAAAAAAGAGAAATTTGAAGCTTTTAAAATAGAGGATGCTATAAAAAAAGCATTTAAAAGTGTAAATACTATTTATGATAAATCAATATATTTTTCAGTTTTATTTGAGATAAAATCTAAAAATCTAAAAGCTGTTGAAGATATTCAAGATTTAATAGAAAAAGAGTTTTTTAAAAGTGAATATTTCGATGTTATGAAGAGTTTTATGCTTTATAGACACCTTCATAAAATTCAAAGAGAGCAGATTTTAGGATTAAATAGTGATACAACTTATGTAAACTCGACTCAAACTATACAAGAGTATATAAATGGCGAAGATTGGAGAATAAAAGCAAATTCAAATACAGGATACTCTCATGCTGGACTTATAAACAATAGTGCTGGAAAATTAATAGCAAACTATTGGCTTGATAAAATTTATACTAAAGAGCAAGGATATGCCCACAGAAATGCTGATATTCATATTCATGATTTAGATTGTCTAAGTGCTTATTGTGCGGGATGGAGTTTGAGGGTTTTACTCGATGAGGGATTTAATGAAGTAAGAGGAAGAGTTGAAAGTTCTGCTCCTAATCATTTTAGAGAAGCTTTGGGACAGATGGCAAATTTTTTAGGAATACTTCAAAGTGAGTGGGCAGGAGCTCAAGCATTTAGCTCTTTTGATACATACTTAGCGCCTTATGTATTTAAAGATAAACTTGATTACAAAGATATAAAAAAAGCTATAAGAAGCTTTGTTTATAATCTAAATGTTCCAGCACGATGGGGACAAAGCCCATTTACAAATATAACTATTGATTGGACAGTTCCTACTGATTTAAAAGAGCAAATACCAACACGAAATCAAAAACATCTGTTTAAAAATTTAAAAGATGATGAGCTTTTAAAAATTGCAAAAAGTAGGGGTGTTTCTTCTTTTGAAGAGCTTACATACAAACATTTTCAAAAAGAGATGAATCAAATAAACAGAGCTTACTATGAAATTATGACACAAGGTGATAAAACAGGACAACCATTTACTTTTCCAATCCCAACTGTAAATATAACTGAAGATTTTGACTGGGATGGAGAAAATACAGATATTTTATTTGAAAATACAGCAAAAATAGGAAGTAGCTATTTTCAAAATTTTATAGGAAGCCAATACAAAAAAGATAAATTGGGGAATAAAATAGCAAATGAAGAGGCATATAAACCAGGACATGTAAGAAGTATGTGTTGTAGATTACAACTTGATTTAAGAGAGCTTTTAAAACGAGGTGGTGGACTTTTTGGAAGTGCTGAAATGACTGGAAGTATTGGAGTTGTTACTATAAATATGGCAAGGCTTGGATATTTATATAAAAATGATACAAAAGGACTCTATGCAAGAGTTGAAGAGCTTATGGATTTAGCAAAAGATAGCTTAGAAAAAAAGAGAATTTTTGTACAAGAGATGTATGATAGAGGTCTTTATCCTTATACAAAAAGGTATTTACCACACTTTAACAACCACTTTTCAACTATTGGAGTAAATGGTATAAATGAAATGTTAAAAAACTTTTTTATTGATGAAGATATAGATTTATCAAATGAGAAAGGTATAGAGTTTACTATGGATTTGTTAGATTTTATGAGAGCTAAGATGCTTGAATATCAAGAAAGAACTGGAAATTTATACAATCTTGAAGCAACTCCAGCTGAAGGTACAACGTATAGGTTTGCAAAAGAGGATATAAAAAGATACAAAGATATTATTCAAGCAGGTTTTGGGAAGAATATTTATTATACAAACTCATCTCAGCTACCAGTTGATTTTACAGATGATCCTTTTGAAGCTCTTACATTACAAGATGATTTACAGTGTAAATATACTGGTGGAACAGTTTTACACTTGTATATGAAAGAAAAAATATCAAGTAGTGAAGCTTGTAAGAAGATGGTAAAAAATGTAATCTCAAACTTTAGATTACCATATATTACAATTACTCCACTTTTTTCAGTTTGCCCTATTCATGGCTATTTAGTCGGAGAATATGAGTATTGTCCAAAATGTGATGATGAAATTTTAAAAAAGGAATTAGAAGATGGAAAAAACAAGATTGCTTGA
- the argF gene encoding ornithine carbamoyltransferase, whose product MRHFLSLLDFSKDEILEILQLSKQIKDETKKRVFKEYMPKKVLGMIFEKSSTRTRVSFETGIYQLGGVGLFLSSNDIQLGRGEPMKDTARVISRMVDMVMIRTFEQEKLEEFASYSKVPVINGLTDKYHPIQLMADYLTIMEEGLDKNLVVSYVGDGNNMAHSWLNLAAKLGFELRIATPKNYQVDSKILKTALEEASKSGAKITIYFDPKEAIKDSTVVTTDTWISMGQESEKEKRVKDFSGYMVDENMMKLAKENAIFLHCLPAYRDYEVSEKVLEGSQSRVFQEAENRLHAQKGIMVWLDKKRDEK is encoded by the coding sequence ATGAGACACTTCTTAAGTTTATTAGACTTCTCAAAAGATGAAATTTTAGAAATTCTTCAATTATCAAAACAGATTAAAGATGAGACAAAAAAAAGAGTTTTTAAAGAGTATATGCCTAAAAAAGTTTTAGGTATGATTTTTGAAAAAAGCTCTACGAGAACAAGAGTATCTTTTGAAACTGGTATCTATCAACTAGGTGGTGTGGGGCTTTTTCTTTCATCAAATGATATTCAGTTAGGTCGTGGTGAACCTATGAAAGATACTGCTAGAGTAATATCGAGAATGGTTGATATGGTAATGATTAGAACTTTTGAGCAAGAAAAACTTGAAGAGTTTGCTTCATACTCAAAAGTTCCTGTTATAAATGGGCTTACTGATAAATATCACCCTATTCAGCTAATGGCTGATTATCTTACTATTATGGAAGAAGGACTTGATAAAAATTTAGTCGTATCATATGTTGGAGATGGAAATAATATGGCACACTCATGGCTAAATTTAGCAGCAAAACTTGGATTTGAGCTTAGAATTGCTACTCCAAAGAATTATCAAGTAGATAGTAAAATTTTAAAAACTGCTTTAGAAGAAGCTTCAAAAAGTGGTGCAAAAATTACAATTTATTTTGATCCAAAAGAGGCTATAAAAGACTCAACTGTTGTTACAACTGATACTTGGATATCTATGGGACAAGAGTCAGAAAAAGAGAAAAGAGTAAAAGATTTTTCTGGATATATGGTTGATGAAAATATGATGAAATTAGCAAAAGAAAATGCAATATTTCTACACTGTTTACCTGCGTATAGAGATTATGAAGTTAGTGAAAAGGTACTTGAAGGAAGCCAAAGTAGAGTTTTCCAAGAGGCTGAAAATAGACTTCATGCACAAAAAGGTATTATGGTTTGGCTTGATAAAAAAAGAGATGAGAAATAA
- the nrdD gene encoding anaerobic ribonucleoside-triphosphate reductase: MEKTRLLEKNIEKRTKCIVYTRVMGYHRPVESFNIGKKGEHKQRVKFVEQKDCL, encoded by the coding sequence ATGGAAAAAACAAGATTGCTTGAGAAAAATATAGAAAAAAGAACTAAATGTATAGTATATACTAGGGTTATGGGTTATCATAGACCAGTTGAAAGTTTTAATATAGGGAAAAAAGGTGAACATAAACAAAGAGTTAAATTTGTTGAACAAAAAGATTGTTTATAG
- a CDS encoding pyridoxamine 5'-phosphate oxidase family protein translates to MRRDEFNINDKNSIDEILQTCEYGTLSLISEGKPYVVALNFVQYKNAIYFHGAKEGKKIEAIKSNSNAAFLVVKPYSFIPSYFSYTISACPATQFFASVLLEGKLSFIEDGDRKAYILNALMKKFQNEDSFEEISYEKAMYTKMIDKTAIIQLKIEAQSCKIKVGQNLNEERKSKFLEKLKNRNSQIDNETIKVMEIYKK, encoded by the coding sequence ATGAGAAGAGATGAATTTAATATAAATGATAAAAATAGTATAGATGAAATATTACAAACTTGTGAATATGGAACTTTAAGTCTTATAAGTGAGGGAAAACCTTATGTCGTAGCTTTAAATTTTGTACAATATAAAAATGCAATATATTTTCATGGAGCAAAAGAAGGAAAAAAGATTGAAGCCATAAAATCAAATTCAAATGCAGCTTTTTTAGTAGTAAAACCTTACTCTTTTATCCCTTCATATTTTAGTTATACAATTTCAGCTTGTCCTGCAACTCAATTTTTTGCTTCTGTATTACTGGAAGGAAAATTGAGTTTTATAGAAGACGGAGATAGAAAAGCTTATATTTTAAATGCTTTGATGAAAAAGTTTCAAAATGAAGATAGTTTTGAAGAAATTTCTTATGAAAAAGCAATGTACACAAAAATGATTGATAAAACTGCAATTATTCAGTTAAAGATTGAAGCTCAAAGTTGTAAAATAAAAGTAGGGCAAAACTTAAATGAAGAGAGAAAAAGCAAATTTTTAGAAAAATTAAAAAATAGAAATTCACAAATAGATAATGAGACTATAAAAGTGATGGAAATTTATAAAAAATAG
- a CDS encoding MOSC domain-containing protein has translation MATKISNVLYVKVGNVTVTQLENQKKQELISGIKKYPVSKAYLTKTGFVDDFQADLVHHGGVNKALFLFSSITYEKISSSFDNSFDMTNMAFFGENLILDKICEKDICVGDILKIGQAKVQITQPRQPCWKLSANTLKNNMTKFIFETGLTGFYAKVLKEGQISQNDDVILQQRTNPNLTIEKLNQIIVEPKIDINLTKEALACEDLGHKFKNSLTKRYELGDEDNQFSFYHT, from the coding sequence ATGGCTACAAAAATATCAAATGTATTATATGTAAAAGTTGGAAATGTAACTGTAACACAACTTGAAAACCAAAAAAAGCAAGAGTTGATTTCAGGTATCAAAAAATATCCAGTATCAAAAGCATATTTAACAAAAACTGGATTTGTTGATGATTTTCAAGCAGATTTAGTTCATCATGGTGGAGTTAATAAAGCGTTATTTTTATTTTCAAGTATAACTTACGAAAAAATAAGTTCTTCTTTTGATAATAGTTTTGATATGACAAATATGGCGTTTTTTGGAGAAAACTTAATACTTGATAAGATTTGTGAAAAAGATATTTGTGTTGGAGATATCTTAAAAATTGGTCAAGCAAAAGTACAAATAACACAACCAAGGCAACCTTGTTGGAAACTTAGTGCAAATACTTTAAAAAACAATATGACGAAATTTATTTTTGAAACGGGTTTGACAGGATTTTACGCAAAAGTTTTAAAAGAGGGACAAATTTCACAAAATGATGATGTTATTTTACAGCAAAGGACAAACCCTAATTTAACTATTGAAAAATTAAATCAAATTATTGTTGAGCCAAAAATTGATATAAATCTCACAAAAGAAGCATTAGCTTGTGAAGATTTGGGGCATAAATTTAAAAACTCTTTAACAAAAAGATATGAGCTAGGAGATGAAGATAATCAATTTAGCTTTTATCATACATAA
- the hemN gene encoding oxygen-independent coproporphyrinogen III oxidase produces the protein MIDYEKFVKYSKPGPRYTSYPTAPEFSENFKQEDLKDFYKKQDKNRALSLYIHLPFCRSACYFCGCNTIFTSKEDKKTRYIDYLKKELNILKNNLNTSRVVTQMHFGGGTPTYFSPQQLEDVIKSIKTIFPNFSSDAEISCEVDPRYFTKEHMDVLKAGGFNRLSFGVQDLDETVQKTIHRIQPFELTLNVINIARDAGIKSINTDLIYGLPHQTKESFKKTLEKMLTLNVDRFAVFNYAHVPWLMKTMRKFDETTFPTPNVKLEMLKDTIDFFTSNGYKMVGMDHFAKPEDELFKAIKKGELHRNFQGYTTKGGADLIGIGVTSIGNGVDYYAQNFKDLNEWEEAIDNGDLPVFKGYRLSDDDILRQYVIMELMSNFSLNIKKVEEEFKIDFKDYFSDALESLKEFEDAELLKIYDDRIEVSQTGTMLIRNICMPFDAYLNKIPEDKRRFSKTI, from the coding sequence ATGATAGATTATGAAAAATTTGTAAAATATTCAAAACCAGGTCCAAGATATACTTCATATCCAACTGCACCTGAGTTTAGTGAAAATTTTAAACAAGAAGATTTAAAAGATTTTTATAAAAAACAAGATAAAAATAGAGCTTTGTCTTTATATATTCATCTTCCTTTTTGTAGAAGTGCCTGTTACTTTTGTGGTTGTAATACGATATTTACATCAAAAGAGGATAAGAAAACAAGATATATTGACTATCTAAAAAAAGAGTTAAATATCTTAAAGAATAACTTAAATACATCTAGAGTTGTAACACAAATGCACTTTGGTGGAGGAACTCCTACATATTTTTCACCGCAACAATTAGAAGATGTTATAAAATCTATAAAAACCATTTTTCCAAATTTTAGTAGTGATGCTGAAATATCTTGTGAGGTTGATCCAAGATACTTTACAAAAGAGCATATGGATGTTTTAAAAGCTGGTGGGTTTAATCGTCTTAGTTTTGGAGTTCAAGATTTAGATGAAACTGTTCAAAAAACAATTCATAGGATTCAACCTTTTGAACTAACTTTAAATGTAATAAATATAGCAAGAGATGCTGGTATTAAATCTATAAATACAGATTTAATCTACGGTTTGCCTCACCAAACAAAAGAGAGTTTCAAAAAAACTTTGGAAAAAATGCTAACACTAAATGTAGATAGATTTGCAGTATTTAACTATGCACATGTTCCTTGGCTTATGAAAACTATGAGAAAATTTGATGAAACAACTTTTCCAACTCCAAATGTAAAACTTGAAATGTTAAAAGACACAATAGACTTTTTTACATCAAATGGATACAAAATGGTTGGAATGGATCACTTCGCAAAACCAGAAGATGAACTATTTAAAGCAATAAAAAAAGGTGAATTACATAGAAATTTTCAAGGATATACAACAAAAGGTGGAGCAGATTTAATAGGAATTGGTGTTACTTCCATAGGAAATGGTGTAGATTATTATGCACAAAATTTTAAAGATTTAAATGAATGGGAAGAAGCTATTGATAATGGAGATCTACCTGTGTTTAAAGGTTATAGATTAAGTGATGACGATATTCTTAGACAATATGTAATTATGGAACTTATGAGTAATTTCTCTTTAAATATAAAAAAAGTTGAAGAAGAGTTTAAAATAGATTTCAAAGACTATTTTAGTGATGCACTAGAATCTTTAAAAGAGTTTGAAGATGCAGAACTTCTTAAAATATATGATGATAGAATTGAAGTTTCTCAAACAGGAACTATGCTAATTAGAAATATTTGTATGCCTTTTGATGCTTACTTAAATAAAATTCCGGAAGATAAAAGAAGATTTTCCAAAACAATTTAA